The following coding sequences lie in one Frigoribacterium sp. SL97 genomic window:
- a CDS encoding peroxiredoxin codes for MALENAIQAPDFDLPNQFGERVRLSDFRGVKPVALVFFPLAFSSTCTKELCTLRDNLAMFQDHRVELLVVSVDSKATLRAFAEEKGYDFTLLADFWPHGEVSKEYGVFLENKGFATRTTFLIDVDGVIREHFGTEPGQERSLADYRAALDLLVPVSA; via the coding sequence ATGGCTTTGGAGAACGCCATCCAGGCTCCCGACTTCGACCTGCCGAACCAGTTCGGCGAGCGAGTCCGGTTGAGCGACTTCCGGGGCGTCAAGCCCGTCGCGCTGGTGTTCTTCCCCCTGGCGTTCAGCAGCACCTGCACGAAAGAGCTCTGCACCCTCCGCGACAACCTCGCGATGTTCCAGGACCACCGCGTCGAGTTGCTCGTCGTCTCCGTCGACTCCAAGGCCACGCTGCGCGCCTTCGCCGAGGAGAAGGGCTACGACTTCACCCTGCTGGCGGACTTCTGGCCGCACGGCGAGGTCTCGAAGGAGTACGGCGTCTTCCTCGAGAACAAGGGTTTCGCGACCCGCACCACCTTCCTGATCGACGTCGACGGGGTGATCCGCGAACACTTCGGCACGGAGCCCGGCCAGGAGCGCTCGCTCGCCGACTACCGCGCCGCGCTCGACCTCCTCGTCCCCGTCTCGGCCTGA
- the aceE gene encoding pyruvate dehydrogenase (acetyl-transferring), homodimeric type: protein MTVNDQDPYTVDKADRDPEETAEWRESLDALVKAQGHERAREIMKSLLTRSSELHLGVPMVPKTDYVNTIAPEDEPEFPGDEDLERRYRKWVRWNAAITVHRAQRPGVSVGGHISTYASSAALYEVGNNHFFRGQDHSGGGDQVFFQGHASPGMYARAYLEGRLGTDQLDGFRQEKSHASGGLSSYPHPRLMPDFWQFPTVSMGLGPINAIYQAQVAKYLTNRGIKDASDQQVWAFLGDGEMDEVESRGQLQVAANEGLDNLNFVINCNLQRLDGPVRGNGKIIQELESFFRGAGWNVIKVVWGREWDTLLANDSSGALLNLMNTTPDGDFQTYKAESGGYVRDNFFGRDPRALELVSDYSDDDIWNLKRGGHDYRKVYAAFKAATEHKGQPTVILAKTVKGYGLGPSFEGRNATHQMKKLTLDNLKQFRDELRIPISDAQLDENPYLPPYYHPGQDDDAIQYMQERRRALGGYVPERRTKYTQIAVPEAKTYDVVKKGSGKQEVATTMAFARLLKDLLRSPDFGHRIVPIIPDEARTFGMDAYFPTSKIYNPNGQHYTSVDRELLLAYKESPQGQIIHVGINEAGAFAAFTAVGTSYSTQGEPLIPVYVFYSMFGFQRTGDAMWAAGDQMARGFIIGATAGRTTLTGEGLQHADGHSLLLASTNPAVVSYDPAFGYELGHIVKSGMDRMYGTDEHGNASHSDPNVMYYITVYNEPMAQPVEPEGLDVDGVVRGIYKLKDAENLGPRAQLLASGVGVPWALEAQQLLADDWNVAADVWSVTSWNELRRDGLAAEEHNFLHPNDEPKTPYVTEKLKDSEGPVIATSDFMAAVPDQIREYVPGDYLTLGADGFGFSDTRAAARRFFKIDGPSVVVRTLQALARRGEVDPAVVQQAIDRYQLHDVTAGTSGTAGGEA from the coding sequence GTGACGGTTAACGATCAGGACCCGTACACGGTCGACAAGGCCGATCGCGATCCCGAAGAGACCGCCGAGTGGCGTGAGTCGCTCGACGCTCTCGTGAAGGCGCAGGGTCACGAACGTGCCCGCGAGATCATGAAGAGCCTGCTCACCCGGTCGAGCGAGCTGCACCTGGGCGTGCCGATGGTGCCGAAGACGGACTACGTCAACACCATCGCCCCCGAGGACGAGCCCGAGTTCCCCGGCGACGAAGACCTCGAGCGCCGCTACCGCAAGTGGGTCCGCTGGAACGCCGCCATCACGGTGCACCGCGCCCAGCGCCCCGGCGTCTCGGTGGGTGGTCACATCTCGACGTACGCCTCGTCCGCCGCCCTGTACGAGGTCGGCAACAACCACTTCTTCCGCGGTCAGGACCACTCCGGTGGCGGCGACCAGGTGTTCTTCCAGGGCCACGCCTCCCCCGGCATGTACGCCCGCGCCTACCTCGAGGGCCGGCTGGGCACGGACCAGCTCGACGGCTTCCGCCAAGAGAAGTCGCACGCCTCGGGCGGACTCAGCTCGTATCCGCACCCGCGCCTCATGCCCGACTTCTGGCAGTTCCCGACCGTGTCGATGGGCCTCGGTCCGATCAACGCGATCTACCAGGCGCAGGTCGCCAAGTACCTCACCAACCGTGGCATCAAGGACGCCAGCGACCAGCAGGTCTGGGCGTTCCTCGGCGACGGCGAGATGGACGAGGTCGAGAGCCGCGGTCAGCTGCAGGTGGCGGCCAACGAGGGCCTCGACAACCTGAACTTCGTCATCAACTGCAACCTGCAGCGCCTCGACGGTCCGGTCCGCGGCAACGGCAAGATCATCCAAGAACTCGAGTCGTTCTTCCGCGGCGCCGGCTGGAACGTCATCAAGGTCGTCTGGGGTCGCGAGTGGGACACCCTGCTCGCGAACGACTCGAGCGGCGCACTGCTCAACCTCATGAACACCACGCCCGACGGCGACTTCCAGACCTACAAGGCCGAGAGCGGCGGCTACGTCCGCGACAACTTCTTCGGTCGCGACCCACGCGCCCTCGAACTCGTCTCGGACTACTCGGACGACGACATCTGGAACCTCAAGCGCGGTGGCCACGACTACCGCAAGGTCTACGCCGCCTTCAAGGCCGCGACCGAGCACAAGGGCCAGCCCACGGTCATCCTCGCCAAGACGGTCAAGGGCTACGGCCTGGGGCCGTCCTTCGAGGGGCGCAACGCGACCCACCAGATGAAGAAGCTCACGCTCGACAACCTCAAGCAGTTCCGTGACGAGCTCCGCATCCCGATCAGCGACGCCCAGCTCGACGAGAACCCGTACCTGCCGCCGTACTACCACCCCGGTCAGGACGACGACGCGATCCAGTACATGCAGGAGCGTCGTCGTGCGCTCGGCGGCTACGTGCCCGAGCGCCGGACCAAGTACACGCAGATCGCGGTCCCCGAGGCGAAGACCTACGACGTCGTCAAGAAGGGGTCGGGCAAGCAGGAGGTCGCCACCACGATGGCCTTCGCGCGCCTCCTGAAGGACCTGCTGCGCTCGCCCGACTTCGGCCACCGCATCGTGCCGATCATCCCCGACGAGGCCCGCACCTTCGGCATGGACGCGTACTTCCCGACGTCCAAGATCTACAACCCGAACGGTCAGCACTACACCTCGGTCGACCGCGAACTGCTGCTCGCCTACAAGGAGAGCCCGCAGGGCCAGATCATCCACGTCGGCATCAACGAGGCCGGCGCGTTCGCGGCCTTCACCGCCGTCGGCACCTCGTACTCGACGCAGGGCGAACCGCTCATCCCGGTCTACGTCTTCTACTCGATGTTCGGGTTCCAGCGCACCGGCGACGCCATGTGGGCCGCCGGCGACCAGATGGCGCGCGGCTTCATCATCGGTGCCACCGCGGGTCGCACGACGCTGACCGGCGAGGGCCTCCAGCACGCCGACGGCCACTCCCTGCTGCTGGCGTCGACGAACCCCGCGGTCGTCTCGTACGACCCGGCGTTCGGCTACGAGCTCGGGCACATCGTCAAGTCGGGCATGGACCGCATGTACGGCACGGACGAGCACGGCAACGCGTCGCACTCCGACCCGAACGTCATGTACTACATCACCGTGTACAACGAGCCGATGGCCCAGCCCGTCGAACCCGAGGGCCTCGACGTGGACGGCGTGGTGCGCGGCATCTACAAGCTCAAGGACGCCGAGAACCTGGGTCCCCGCGCCCAGCTCCTGGCGTCCGGCGTCGGTGTGCCGTGGGCTCTCGAGGCGCAGCAGCTGCTCGCCGACGACTGGAACGTCGCGGCCGACGTCTGGAGCGTCACCAGCTGGAACGAACTGCGCCGCGACGGCCTGGCCGCCGAGGAGCACAACTTCCTGCACCCGAACGACGAGCCGAAGACGCCCTACGTCACCGAGAAGCTGAAGGACTCCGAGGGCCCCGTCATCGCCACGAGCGACTTCATGGCCGCCGTGCCCGACCAGATCCGCGAGTACGTGCCCGGCGACTACCTGACCCTCGGGGCCGACGGCTTCGGTTTCAGCGACACCCGGGCCGCCGCCCGCCGGTTCTTCAAGATCGACGGACCGTCGGTCGTCGTCCGCACCCTGCAGGCCCTGGCCCGTCGCGGCGAGGTCGACCCCGCTGTGGTCCAGCAGGCGATCGATCGCTACCAGCTGCACGACGTCACGGCCGGCACCAGCGGCACCGCCGGCGGGGAGGCCTGA
- a CDS encoding PucR family transcriptional regulator: MSAERVPGSPLQPSAATKERTLAWLRTVSGELSTATIKRLEETLPWYGDMPPGRRSAVGLVAQAGITSFISWFADPRSTPWIAADVFGSAPRELLRSVSLTQTLQLIRITVEVVEERVKDGDDSLREAILLYSREIAFASADVYARAAEARGLWDARLEALVVDSILSGEYDDELPSRIAALGWHGHGEVAVLVGTAPRMLDVDMLRRTARHREADVLIGVQGSRLVLVIGRADPLDEGSASSTHPSFTEIARALEPGFGDGHLVLGHEVPSLVDASKSAKAALAGFAVARAWRNAPRPVLADDLLPERALAGDPVARSTLVNRIYKPLKTHSTELLTTLWCYLDNGRSLEATARELFVHPNTVRYRLKRVTDVIGWDATGAREALILQSALVLGSIADPEGSGVRRK, encoded by the coding sequence GTGAGCGCCGAGCGGGTGCCCGGATCGCCCCTGCAGCCGTCCGCGGCCACGAAAGAGCGCACGCTCGCGTGGCTGCGGACGGTCTCGGGTGAGCTGTCCACCGCGACCATCAAGCGCCTCGAAGAGACGCTGCCCTGGTACGGGGACATGCCCCCCGGGCGCCGCTCGGCGGTCGGGCTCGTCGCCCAGGCCGGCATCACCTCGTTCATCAGCTGGTTCGCCGACCCGCGATCCACCCCGTGGATCGCAGCCGACGTCTTCGGTTCGGCCCCCCGCGAACTTCTCCGCTCGGTCAGCCTCACGCAGACCCTGCAGCTCATCCGCATCACCGTCGAGGTCGTTGAAGAACGCGTCAAGGACGGGGACGACTCCCTGCGCGAAGCGATCCTCCTGTACTCGCGCGAGATAGCCTTCGCCTCGGCGGACGTCTACGCCCGGGCCGCCGAAGCCCGCGGCCTCTGGGACGCCCGACTCGAGGCCCTGGTCGTCGACTCGATCCTGAGCGGCGAGTACGACGACGAGTTGCCCAGCCGCATCGCTGCGCTCGGATGGCATGGGCACGGTGAGGTCGCCGTCCTGGTCGGCACGGCTCCGCGGATGCTCGACGTCGACATGCTGCGACGCACGGCCCGGCACCGGGAGGCCGACGTGCTCATCGGCGTCCAGGGCAGCCGACTGGTGCTCGTCATCGGGCGGGCCGATCCGCTCGACGAGGGCAGCGCCTCCTCGACCCACCCCAGCTTCACCGAGATCGCGCGTGCCCTCGAACCCGGCTTCGGTGACGGGCACCTCGTGCTCGGCCACGAGGTGCCGAGCCTCGTCGACGCCTCGAAGAGCGCCAAGGCCGCCCTCGCCGGTTTCGCGGTCGCACGGGCCTGGCGCAACGCGCCCCGCCCCGTCCTCGCCGACGACCTCCTGCCCGAGCGCGCCCTCGCCGGGGACCCGGTCGCACGGTCGACCCTCGTCAACCGCATCTACAAGCCCCTCAAGACGCACTCGACCGAGTTGTTGACGACCTTGTGGTGCTACCTCGACAACGGGCGCTCGCTCGAGGCCACGGCACGCGAACTCTTCGTGCACCCGAACACCGTGCGGTATCGCCTGAAGCGCGTCACGGACGTGATCGGCTGGGATGCCACCGGCGCCCGTGAGGCGCTGATCCTCCAGTCGGCGCTCGTGCTCGGATCGATCGCCGACCCCGAGGGGTCAGGGGTCCGACGCAAGTGA
- a CDS encoding ACP S-malonyltransferase — MIVVVAPGQGSQTPGFLDPWLADPDQRELLTSLSDAAGLDLVAHGTTSDADTIRDTAVAQPLIVAAGILTARALFRRVERSAVAGVAGHSVGEFTAAAVSGVLSDVDAVTLVAERGRAMADAAALVETGMSAVLGGDEAELLARLDALGLFPANYNGGGQIVVAGETAALAELAADPPAKSRVVPLQVAGAFHTRYMQPAVERLRAAAASVTAADPSTTLWTNHDGSTVDSGARFVELLVGQVSSPVRWDATMRSFADAGVTGIVELAPAGALTGLAKRALRGVPSVAVKTPDDLQAAVDLIEGAA, encoded by the coding sequence GTGATCGTTGTCGTAGCGCCCGGTCAGGGCTCCCAAACTCCCGGTTTCCTCGACCCCTGGCTGGCCGACCCCGACCAGCGTGAGCTGCTGACGTCGCTCTCCGACGCGGCCGGCCTGGATCTCGTCGCCCACGGCACCACGTCCGACGCCGACACGATCCGCGACACCGCCGTGGCCCAGCCCCTCATCGTCGCGGCCGGCATCCTGACCGCCCGTGCCCTCTTCCGTCGCGTCGAGCGCTCCGCCGTCGCCGGCGTCGCGGGCCACTCGGTCGGCGAGTTCACCGCCGCGGCCGTCAGCGGCGTGCTGAGCGACGTCGACGCCGTCACGCTCGTCGCCGAGCGGGGCCGGGCCATGGCCGACGCCGCCGCACTCGTCGAGACCGGCATGAGCGCCGTGCTCGGCGGTGACGAAGCCGAACTGCTCGCCCGTCTCGACGCGCTCGGGCTCTTCCCCGCCAACTACAACGGTGGCGGCCAGATCGTCGTCGCCGGCGAGACCGCCGCCCTCGCCGAGCTGGCGGCCGACCCGCCGGCCAAGAGCCGCGTCGTGCCCCTCCAGGTCGCCGGCGCCTTCCACACGCGGTACATGCAGCCCGCCGTCGAGCGCCTCCGCGCCGCCGCCGCCTCGGTCACGGCCGCCGACCCCTCGACGACGCTCTGGACCAACCACGACGGCAGCACCGTCGACTCGGGCGCGCGCTTCGTCGAGCTGCTCGTCGGCCAGGTGTCGTCTCCCGTCCGTTGGGATGCGACCATGCGGTCGTTCGCCGACGCCGGTGTGACGGGCATCGTCGAACTCGCCCCGGCCGGAGCCTTGACCGGCCTGGCCAAGCGTGCGCTGAGGGGTGTCCCCTCGGTCGCCGTCAAGACACCCGACGACCTGCAGGCCGCCGTCGACCTCATCGAGGGAGCAGCATGA
- a CDS encoding beta-ketoacyl-ACP synthase III: MTTPQLNQTTGAQFTRIYALGAARGENVVPNADIIEPINSSDEWIQQRTGVITRRRAGKDVKVVDLAETAANEAIAKSGIRPDQIGAVLVSTIGAGVVTPSVASLLAERVGANPAAAYDISAACAGFTYGIAQADSFVKSGLAEYVLVVGAEKLSDVIDPTDRTISFLLADGAGAAVVGPSDTAGIGPTVWGSDGSKWDAIGMTNTMTEYREGAGEIPWPTLRQEGQTVFRWAVWEMAKVAKEALERAGVTAEQLSAFVPHQANMRIIDEFAKQLGLPESVVIGRDIATTGNTSAASIPLATHRLLDEHPELSGGLALQIGFGAGLVFGAQVVVLP, from the coding sequence ATGACCACCCCCCAGCTCAACCAGACCACCGGTGCGCAGTTCACCCGGATCTACGCACTCGGCGCCGCCCGCGGTGAGAACGTGGTCCCGAACGCCGACATCATCGAACCGATCAACTCCAGCGACGAGTGGATCCAGCAGCGCACCGGTGTGATCACCCGCCGACGGGCAGGCAAGGACGTCAAGGTCGTCGACCTCGCCGAGACCGCCGCCAACGAGGCCATCGCCAAGTCGGGCATCCGCCCCGACCAGATCGGCGCCGTCCTCGTGTCGACCATCGGTGCCGGCGTCGTGACCCCGTCCGTCGCCTCGCTGCTCGCCGAGCGCGTCGGTGCCAACCCGGCCGCCGCCTACGACATCTCGGCCGCCTGCGCCGGCTTCACGTACGGCATCGCGCAGGCCGACTCGTTCGTCAAGTCGGGCCTCGCCGAGTACGTCCTCGTCGTGGGTGCCGAGAAGCTCAGCGACGTCATCGACCCGACCGACCGCACGATCTCGTTCCTGCTCGCCGACGGAGCGGGTGCGGCCGTCGTCGGCCCGTCCGACACCGCGGGCATCGGCCCGACGGTCTGGGGCTCGGACGGCTCGAAGTGGGACGCCATCGGCATGACCAACACCATGACCGAGTACCGCGAGGGCGCCGGTGAGATCCCCTGGCCGACCCTCCGCCAAGAAGGTCAGACGGTCTTCCGCTGGGCCGTCTGGGAGATGGCCAAGGTCGCGAAGGAGGCCCTCGAACGCGCCGGCGTGACCGCCGAGCAGCTGTCGGCCTTCGTGCCCCACCAGGCCAACATGCGCATCATCGACGAGTTCGCGAAGCAGCTCGGCCTGCCCGAGTCCGTCGTGATCGGTCGCGACATCGCGACCACCGGCAACACCTCGGCCGCCAGCATCCCGCTCGCGACCCACCGACTGCTCGACGAACACCCCGAACTCAGTGGCGGTCTCGCGCTGCAGATCGGTTTCGGTGCCGGACTCGTGTTCGGTGCCCAGGTGGTCGTGCTGCCCTAG
- a CDS encoding acyl carrier protein: MALSTEEVLAGLAELVNDETGIATDTVEMDKSFTDDLDIDSISMMTIVVNAEEKFDVKIPDEEVKNLKTVGDAVTYIHKAQN; encoded by the coding sequence ATGGCACTGTCCACCGAAGAAGTCCTCGCCGGCCTCGCCGAGCTCGTCAACGACGAGACCGGGATCGCCACCGACACCGTCGAGATGGACAAGTCGTTCACCGACGACCTCGACATCGACTCGATCTCCATGATGACCATCGTCGTCAACGCCGAAGAGAAGTTCGACGTCAAGATCCCCGACGAAGAGGTCAAGAACCTCAAGACCGTCGGCGACGCCGTCACGTACATCCACAAGGCGCAGAACTAA
- a CDS encoding beta-ketoacyl-[acyl-carrier-protein] synthase family protein, whose translation MTKKIVVTGLGATSPLGGTATESWQNLLAGQSGITTLEQDWVAKYELPVTFAGQARTPSADVLDRREIKRLDPSSQFALTAAREAWADAGSPEVVPERFIVDWATGIGGVWTLLDGWDTLREKGPRRVLPMTVPMLMPNGPAAAISMNLGARAGARTVVSACASSTESIAMAYEHLQSGLADIAVAGGSEAAIHPMPLASFAAMQALSKRNDDPATASRPYDVTRDGFVLAEGGAALVLETEEHALARGARIYAELIGGAVTSDSYHITAPDPEGTGAARAVIATLENAGVDRDQVVHVNAHATSTPVGDIAEYHAIKRVFGDHTSKLIVSATKAATGHLLGGAGGIEALFTVKALHERVAPQTINVTQMDDEIDMDVVVGEPRPLPEGEIVAISNSFGFGGHNAVVGFRSV comes from the coding sequence ATGACCAAGAAGATCGTCGTCACCGGCCTCGGCGCCACGAGCCCGCTCGGTGGCACCGCCACCGAGAGCTGGCAGAACCTGCTCGCCGGCCAGTCGGGCATCACCACGCTCGAACAGGACTGGGTCGCCAAGTACGAGCTGCCCGTCACCTTCGCCGGCCAGGCACGCACCCCCTCGGCCGACGTGCTCGACCGCCGCGAGATCAAGCGCCTCGACCCGTCGAGCCAGTTCGCGCTCACCGCGGCCCGCGAGGCCTGGGCCGACGCCGGCTCGCCCGAGGTCGTCCCCGAACGCTTCATCGTCGACTGGGCCACCGGGATCGGCGGTGTCTGGACGCTGCTCGACGGGTGGGACACCCTGCGCGAGAAGGGCCCGCGACGCGTCCTGCCGATGACCGTCCCCATGCTCATGCCGAACGGTCCCGCCGCCGCCATCTCGATGAACCTGGGTGCGCGCGCCGGAGCCCGCACGGTCGTGTCGGCCTGCGCCTCGAGCACCGAGTCGATCGCCATGGCCTACGAGCACCTGCAGTCCGGCCTCGCCGACATCGCCGTCGCCGGCGGTTCCGAGGCGGCCATCCACCCGATGCCCCTGGCCTCCTTCGCGGCCATGCAGGCCCTGTCGAAGCGCAACGACGACCCCGCCACCGCCTCGCGTCCCTACGACGTCACGCGCGACGGCTTCGTCCTCGCCGAAGGAGGCGCGGCGCTCGTCCTCGAGACCGAGGAGCACGCCCTGGCCCGCGGGGCCCGCATCTACGCCGAGCTCATCGGTGGTGCGGTCACCAGCGACTCGTACCACATCACCGCTCCCGACCCCGAGGGCACCGGCGCCGCCCGGGCCGTCATCGCAACGCTCGAGAACGCGGGGGTCGACCGCGACCAGGTCGTCCACGTCAACGCCCACGCGACGAGCACCCCGGTCGGCGACATCGCCGAGTACCACGCCATCAAGCGCGTCTTCGGCGACCACACCTCGAAGCTGATCGTCTCGGCGACCAAGGCGGCCACGGGCCACCTGCTCGGCGGCGCGGGCGGCATCGAGGCGCTGTTCACGGTGAAGGCGCTGCACGAGCGCGTGGCACCGCAGACGATCAACGTCACGCAGATGGACGACGAGATCGACATGGACGTCGTCGTCGGAGAACCGCGCCCCCTGCCCGAGGGCGAGATCGTGGCGATCAGCAACTCGTTCGGCTTCGGCGGCCACAACGCCGTCGTCGGGTTCCGCTCGGTCTGA
- a CDS encoding DUF3145 domain-containing protein, which produces MAAATARGVLYVHSSPRALCPHVEWAVGRALGHGVNFAWVDQPVLPGAQRTEFSWQGDEGSGARIASALRGWEHLRYEVTEDPGETHDGGRWMHSPDLGVFFAQTDTAGNTVIPEDRIRYAMEIAGSNTLELHRELRLALGQAWDDELEPFRYSGEGNPVVWLHKVS; this is translated from the coding sequence GTGGCTGCTGCAACCGCTCGGGGAGTGCTCTACGTGCACTCGTCCCCTCGTGCACTGTGCCCACATGTCGAGTGGGCCGTCGGTCGTGCCCTCGGGCACGGCGTGAACTTCGCCTGGGTCGACCAACCCGTGCTGCCCGGCGCCCAGCGCACCGAGTTCTCGTGGCAGGGTGACGAGGGTTCCGGCGCGCGCATCGCCTCTGCTCTGCGGGGCTGGGAGCACCTCCGCTACGAGGTGACCGAAGACCCCGGCGAGACCCACGACGGGGGGCGCTGGATGCACTCTCCCGACCTGGGCGTGTTCTTCGCCCAGACCGACACCGCCGGCAACACGGTCATCCCCGAGGACCGCATCCGCTACGCGATGGAGATCGCGGGGTCGAACACCCTCGAGCTGCACCGCGAGCTGCGTCTCGCCCTCGGCCAGGCCTGGGACGACGAACTCGAACCGTTCCGCTACAGCGGCGAAGGCAACCCCGTCGTCTGGCTGCACAAGGTCAGCTGA
- a CDS encoding bifunctional 3'-5' exonuclease/DNA polymerase, with the protein MFFLLRRLPDGDVELTRYERDASGRLEAVGVETIPAADLPARVAGLEREASPRWVWDDTPRWYPRLLDAGVTLARCVDLRLVHAILRRSTAAPAFPLGGAAPGPWDVAQASPGESDGLFEVLPESLPDPAAEFLAQREAVEASPARGRLELLVAAESTGALIAAEMRHRGIPWSPRVHDELLTAALGPRPAPGERPARMRDALDEVRQALDAPDLNPDSPAELIRALNRAGVLVQSTRQWELQRHEHPAIEPLLRYKKMQRLLVANGWAWLDAWVHGGRFRPDYVPGGVVTGRWATSGGGALQLPRAVRGAVVADPGWKLVVADASQLEPRILTGLSGDRSMARAGSGDLYEGIVASGAVATRAEAKVAMLGAMYGATQGESGRLVPRLARRFPDAMALVETAARTGEAGGVVDTLLGRSSPRPSDDPDASGGAGAGALPPEMGVRPADRDARSWGRFTRNFVVQGTAAEWALCWMGALRRRLHARWGTGVPAPHFVFFLHDEVVVHAPAAAADEVAAMVADSAVEAGRLLFGDAPVAFPVTVAVADDYSQAK; encoded by the coding sequence GTGTTCTTCCTGCTGCGTCGACTGCCCGACGGCGACGTCGAGCTGACGCGGTACGAGCGCGACGCGTCGGGGCGGCTCGAGGCGGTCGGCGTGGAGACCATCCCCGCGGCCGACCTGCCGGCGCGCGTGGCCGGCCTCGAGCGCGAGGCCTCGCCCCGCTGGGTCTGGGACGACACCCCGCGGTGGTACCCGCGCCTCCTCGACGCGGGGGTCACGCTGGCGCGCTGCGTCGACCTCCGGCTCGTGCACGCGATCCTGCGACGGTCGACGGCGGCGCCGGCCTTCCCCCTCGGAGGTGCGGCTCCCGGGCCGTGGGACGTCGCCCAGGCGTCGCCGGGCGAGTCCGACGGACTCTTCGAGGTCCTCCCCGAGTCGCTGCCCGACCCGGCGGCCGAGTTCCTCGCCCAGCGCGAGGCGGTCGAGGCGTCGCCTGCCCGGGGTCGACTCGAGCTGCTCGTCGCCGCCGAGTCCACCGGTGCGTTGATCGCGGCCGAGATGCGCCACCGGGGCATCCCGTGGTCTCCCCGGGTGCACGACGAACTGCTGACCGCCGCCCTCGGGCCGAGGCCCGCCCCGGGAGAGCGACCGGCCCGCATGCGCGACGCCCTCGACGAGGTGCGGCAGGCGCTCGACGCGCCCGATCTCAACCCCGACTCGCCCGCCGAACTGATCAGGGCCCTGAACCGGGCGGGCGTGCTCGTGCAGTCGACGCGGCAGTGGGAACTGCAACGGCACGAGCACCCCGCCATCGAGCCGCTGCTCCGCTACAAGAAGATGCAGCGCCTGCTCGTCGCCAACGGCTGGGCCTGGCTCGACGCCTGGGTGCACGGTGGGCGCTTCCGCCCCGACTACGTGCCGGGCGGCGTCGTGACCGGCCGGTGGGCCACGAGCGGAGGAGGCGCGCTGCAGCTTCCCCGGGCGGTCCGCGGGGCCGTCGTGGCCGACCCGGGCTGGAAGCTCGTGGTCGCCGACGCCTCGCAACTCGAGCCGCGCATCCTGACCGGCCTGTCCGGCGACCGCTCGATGGCCCGGGCCGGGTCGGGCGACCTGTACGAGGGCATCGTCGCCAGCGGAGCCGTCGCCACGCGGGCCGAGGCCAAGGTCGCGATGCTCGGCGCGATGTACGGCGCGACCCAGGGCGAGAGCGGTCGTCTCGTGCCCCGCCTGGCGCGGCGGTTCCCCGACGCCATGGCGCTCGTCGAGACGGCGGCGCGCACGGGCGAGGCCGGGGGAGTCGTCGACACCCTGCTCGGCCGCAGTTCACCGCGGCCGTCCGACGACCCGGACGCCTCCGGGGGCGCCGGGGCGGGCGCCCTGCCTCCCGAGATGGGCGTGCGGCCGGCCGATCGCGACGCACGCTCGTGGGGTCGGTTCACGCGCAACTTCGTCGTGCAGGGCACCGCCGCGGAGTGGGCCCTCTGCTGGATGGGTGCCCTGCGCCGTCGTCTGCACGCGCGCTGGGGGACCGGCGTCCCGGCACCCCACTTCGTGTTCTTCCTGCACGACGAGGTGGTGGTGCACGCCCCCGCGGCCGCGGCCGACGAGGTCGCCGCGATGGTCGCCGACAGCGCGGTCGAGGCCGGCCGGCTGCTCTTCGGCGACGCCCCGGTGGCCTTCCCGGTCACGGTCGCGGTCGCGGACGACTACTCGCAGGCCAAGTGA